The following are from one region of the Quercus robur chromosome 1, dhQueRobu3.1, whole genome shotgun sequence genome:
- the LOC126727522 gene encoding exocyst complex component EXO70B1: MAENGEEKLLAMARHIAKTLGRNDTMADDILQIFSTFDGRFSREKLSEKDGEEDARVSAALEHSLKLLDRQISQYVAAEHPIWADSADSSAFLDAIDELIATIRDWSPMAGEKSVGACIVRAEDLMQQAMFRVEEEFRSLMERGGESFELSREYGSGEPFDSEDDEDEDEDGGIIRNDEENQIPVAQPITDYNIIIDVLPSVTINDLHEIAKRMVAAGFGKECSHVYSSLRREFLEESLSRLGLKKLSIEEVHKMPWQDLEDEIERWIKAANVSLRILFPSERRLCDRVFFGFSSASDLSFMEVCRGSTIQLLNFADAVAIGSRSPERLFKILDVFETLRDLMPEFESVFSDQYCVVLRNEAITIWKRLGEAIRGIFMELENLIRRDPAKAAVPGGGLHPITRYVMNYLRAACRSCQTLEQVFDENVVPSKGVSSSSSSSLSVQMDWIMELLESNLEAKSKIYKDSALSSVFMMNNGRYIVQKVKDSELGALLGDDWIRKHNAKVRQCYSSYQRSSWNKVLGALKVDSSSLATSAASKTFKEKLKLFNVYFEEICKVQTSWAIYDDQMREELRISVTKILLPAYGNFIGRFKNVPELGKNADRLIKYNAEEVEARIGDLFQGHGGRK; the protein is encoded by the coding sequence atggccGAGAACGGTGAGGAGAAATTGCTAGCTATGGCGCGGCACATAGCGAAGACGCTAGGCCGAAACGATACCATGGCGGACGATATTTTGCAGATTTTCTCCACTTTCGACGGCAGGTTTTCTCGCGAGAAGTTGTCTGAGAAAGACGGGGAGGAGGATGCTAGAGTGAGCGCCGCTCTCGAGCACAGCCTCAAGTTGCTGGACCGTCAGATCTCTCAGTACGTCGCGGCGGAGCATCCGATCTGGGCTGACTCCGCCGACTCCTCCGCTTTTCTCGACGCCATCGACGAGTTGATAGCTACTATCAGGGACTGGAGCCCCATGGCCGGAGAGAAGTCCGTTGGCGCGTGTATTGTACGCGCTGAGGACCTTATGCAGCAGGCTATGTTCCGCGTGGAGGAAGAGTTCCGGTCCTTGATGGAACGCGGCGGAGAGTCGTTTGAGCTCAGTCGCGAGTACGGAAGCGGCGAGCCGTTTGACTCGGAGGAcgacgaagacgaagacgaagatgGAGGAATCATCAGAAACGATGAGGAAAACCAAATTCCTGTGGCGCAGCCAATCACGGACTACAACATCATCATCGATGTTCTTCCTTCTGTTACGATCAACGACCTCCATGAGATCGCGAAGCGAATGGTGGCGGCCGGGTTTGGCAAGGAGTGTTCGCACGTGTACAGTAGCCTTAGGCGTGAGTTTCTCGAGGAGAGCTTGTCGAGGCTAGGGTTGAAGAAGCTGAGCATTGAGGAAGTTCACAAAATGCCATGGCAGGACCTCGAGGACGAGATCGAACGCTGGATCAAAGCTGCCAATGTCTCTCTTCGCATCCTCTTCCCTAGCGAGCGTCGACTCTGCGATCGCGTCTTCTTCGGCTTCTCCTCCGCTTCCGATCTCTCTTTCATGGAGGTCTGCAGAGGATCCACGATTCAGCTCTTGAATTTCGCCGATGCTGTCGCTATCGGAAGCCGGTCGCCGGAGCGGTTGTTCAAAATCCTCGACGTGTTCGAGACTCTGAGAGACTTAATGCCAGAATTCGAGTCTGTGTTTTCTGATCAGTACTGTGTGGTTTTGAGGAACGAAGCTATAACGATTTGGAAGAGGTTAGGTGAAGCGATCAGAGGGATTTTCATGGAACTGGAGAATTTGATCCGTCGGGACCCGGCTAAGGCCGCCGTACCAGGCGGCGGTCTCCATCCAATAACTCGATACGTGATGAATTATCTCAGAGCCGCTTGTCGATCTTGCCAAACCCTCGAACAAGTCTTCGACGAGAATGTGGTTCCATCAAAAGGAGTGTCATCCTCTTCGTCTTCTTCGTTGTCAGTTCAAATGGATTGGATTATGGAGCTGTTGGAGAGTAATTTGGAGGCAAAGTCGAAGATCTACAAGGACTCTGCTTTGTCCTCTGTTTTCATGATGAATAATGGGAGGTACATAGTTCAGAAGGTAAAGGATAGTGAATTGGGAGCCTTATTAGGAGACGATTGGATTAGAAAACACAACGCCAAGGTTCGGCAATGCTACTCGAGCTACCAGAGAAGCTCGTGGAATAAGGTTTTAGGAGCATTGAAAGTAGACAGTAGCTCCTTAGCTACTAGTGCGGCCTCAAAGACATTCAAAGAGAAATTGAAATTGTTTAATGTTTACTTTGAGGAGATATGTAAAGTTCAAACTAGTTGGGCCATTTATGATGATCAGATGAGGGAGGAGTTGAGAATCTCGGTAACTAAGATATTGTTGCCTGCGTATGGCAACTTTATCGGGCGGTTTAAGAATGTGCCTGAACTAGGAAAGAATGCGGATAGGCTTATTAAGTATAATGCGGAAGAAGTGGAGGCTCGGATTGGCGACTTGTTTCAAGGTCACGGTGGCCGGAAATGA